A genomic stretch from Sphaerodactylus townsendi isolate TG3544 linkage group LG15, MPM_Stown_v2.3, whole genome shotgun sequence includes:
- the DLG4 gene encoding disks large homolog 4 isoform X12 — MGLNGVSPPFRQLGCFSPVLCQCKVTCSNRTLSLVFGCKKYRYQDEDSPPLEHSPAHLPNQANSPPVIVNTDTLEAPAYVNGTEGEMEYEEITLERGNSGLGFSIAGGTDNPHVGDDPSIFITKIIPGGAAAQDGRLRVNDSILFVNDVDVREVTHSTAVEALKEAGSIVRLYVMRRKPLAEKVIEIKLIKGPKGLGFSIAGGVGNQHISGDNSIYVTKIIEGGAAHKDGRLQIGDKILAVNNVSLEDVMHEDAVAALKNTYDVVYLKVAKPLNVYLNDSYAPPDITSSYSQHLDNEIGHQSYLGSDYPQAMTPTSPRRYSPIPKELMGEEDIPREPRRIVIHRGSTGLGFNIVGGEDGEGIFISFILAGGPADLSGELRKGDQILSVNGVDLRNATHEQAAIALKNAGQTVTIIAQYKPDEYSRFEAKIHDLREQLMNSSLGSGTASLRSNPKRGFYIRTLFDYDKTKDCGFLSQALSFHFGDVLHVIDASDEEWWQARRVHPDGDSDEIGFIPSKRRVERREWTRLKAKDRVSGSGSQGREDAVLSYETVVQMEVHYARPIIILGPTKDRVNDDLLSEFPDKFGSCVPHTTRPKREYEVDGRDYHFVASREKMEKDIQGHKFIEAGQYNSHLYGTSVQSVREVAEQGKHCILDVSANAVRRLQAAQLHPIAIFIRPRSLENVLEINKRITEEQARKAFDRATKLEQEFTECFSAIVEGDSFEEIYHKIKRIIEELSGPYIWIPARERL; from the exons GCCAATTCTCCACCGGTGATAGTCAACACAGATACCTTAGAAGCACCAGCTTAC GTCAATGGAACAGAAGGCGAAATGGAGTATGAAGAGATCACACTAGAAAGG GGTAACTCTGGGTTGGGGTTCAGCATCGCCGGGGGCACCGATAACCCCCATGTGGGGGACGACCCGAGCATCTTCATTACCAAGATCATCCCTGGTGGGGCAGCAGCACAAGATGGACGACTCAG GGTGAACGACAGCATCCTTTTCGTGAACGACGTGGATGTGCGGGAGGTGACCCACAGCACAGCCGTCGAGGCGCTCAAGGAGGCCGGCTCGATCGTGCGCCTCTACGTCATGCGCCGGAAGCCCCTCGCCGAGAAAGTGATCGAGATCAAGCTGATCAAAGGACCCAAAG GTCTGGGCTTCAGCATCGCGGGAGGGGTCGGGAACCAGCACATTTCCGGGGACAACAGCATCTACGTTACCAAAATCATCGAGGGGGGCGCTGCCCACAAGGACGGACGTTTGCAGATAGGGGACAAGATTTTGGCG gTAAATAACGTGAGCTTGGAAGACGTGATGCATGAAGATGCCGTGGCGGCGCTGAAGAACACGTACGACGTGGTCTACTTGAAGGTCGCCAAGCCTTTGAATGTTTATCTGAATGACTCTTACGCTCCACccgacatcacttcct CCTACTCCCAGCACCTGGACAACGAAATTGGCCACCAGAGTTACCTGGGCAGTGACTACCCACAAGCCATGACTCCTACCTCCCCACGGAGGTACTCCCCCATCCCAAAGGAGCTGATGGGAGAGGAGGATATACCCAG ggaACCCCGTCGCATCGTCATTCACCGCGGCTCAACAGGGTTGGGCTTCAACATTGTGGGGGGTGAAGACGGCGAGGGGATTTTCATCTCCTTCATCTTGGCCGGGGGGCCCGCCGACCTCAGTGGGGAGCTGCGGAAGGGGGACCAGATCCTCTCG GTTAATGGTGTGGATCTCAGGAACGCTACTCACGAGCAGGCAGCCATCGCCCTGAAGAACGCGGGCCAGACGGTCACCATCATTGCCCAGTACAAACCGGACG AATACAGCCGTTTCGAAGCCAAGATCCATGACCTCCGGGAACAGCTGATGAACAGCAGTTTGGGCTCAGGGACGGCGTCGCTGCGAAGCAACCCCAAAAGGGGGTTCTACATCCG gACGCTCTTCGACTACGACAAGACCAAGGACTGCGGCTTCCTCAGCCAGGCCCTGAGCTTCCATTTTGGCGACGTCTTGCACGTGATCGACGCCTCGGATGAAGAGTGGTGGCAGGCGCGGCGCGTCCATCCGGACGGGGACAGCGATGAGATCGGCTTCATCCCCAGCAAGAGACG ggTCGAACGACGAGAATGGACGCGGCTAAAAGCAAAG GATCGGGTGTCGGGATCGGGCTCTCAAG GTCGAGAAGATGCTGTCCTGAGCTACGAGACTGTCGTTCAAATGGAAG TGCACTATGCCCGCCCCATCATTATCTTGGGCCCCACCAAGGACCGAGTGAACGATGACCTCCTCTCCGAGTTCCCGGACAAATTTGGCTCCTGTGTGCCAC ATACCACACGGCCCAAGCGGGAGTACGAGGTAGACGGTCGGGACTACCATTTTGTGGCCTCCCGGGAGAAGATGGAGAAGGACATCCAAGGCCACAAATTCATCGAGGCCGGCCAGTACAACAGCCACCTGTACGGGACCAGCGTCCAGTCAGTGCGGGAGGTGGCTGAGCAG GGCAAGCACTGCATCTTGGATGTCTCGGCCAACGCCGTCCGGCGGCTTCAGGCGGCTCAGCTCCACCCCATTGCCATCTTCATCCGGCCCCGATCCCTTGAGAATGTCCT AGAAATAAACAAACGGATAACAGAGGAGCAGGCGCGGAAGGCCTTTGACAGAGCTACGAAGCTGGAGCAAGAGTTCACAGAGTGCTTCTCAG CCATTGTAGAAGGAGACAGCTTCGAGGAGATCTACCACAAGATCAAAAGAATCATAGAGGAGCTGTCCGGCCCTTACATCTGGATCCCTGCTCGCGAGAGACTTTAA
- the DLG4 gene encoding disks large homolog 4 isoform X13 — protein MKTKNRLSSMCLCVKYRYQDEDSPPLEHSPAHLPNQANSPPVIVNTDTLEAPAYVSDSEIQSPPSYPCPSLSFLPPKVNGTEGEMEYEEITLERGNSGLGFSIAGGTDNPHVGDDPSIFITKIIPGGAAAQDGRLRVNDSILFVNDVDVREVTHSTAVEALKEAGSIVRLYVMRRKPLAEKVIEIKLIKGPKGLGFSIAGGVGNQHISGDNSIYVTKIIEGGAAHKDGRLQIGDKILAVNNVSLEDVMHEDAVAALKNTYDVVYLKVAKPLNVYLNDSYAPPDITSSYSQHLDNEIGHQSYLGSDYPQAMTPTSPRRYSPIPKELMGEEDIPREPRRIVIHRGSTGLGFNIVGGEDGEGIFISFILAGGPADLSGELRKGDQILSVNGVDLRNATHEQAAIALKNAGQTVTIIAQYKPDEYSRFEAKIHDLREQLMNSSLGSGTASLRSNPKRGFYIRTLFDYDKTKDCGFLSQALSFHFGDVLHVIDASDEEWWQARRVHPDGDSDEIGFIPSKRRVERREWTRLKAKDRVSGSGSQGREDAVLSYETVVQMEVHYARPIIILGPTKDRVNDDLLSEFPDKFGSCVPHTTRPKREYEVDGRDYHFVASREKMEKDIQGHKFIEAGQYNSHLYGTSVQSVREVAEQGKHCILDVSANAVRRLQAAQLHPIAIFIRPRSLENVLEINKRITEEQARKAFDRATKLEQEFTECFSAIVEGDSFEEIYHKIKRIIEELSGPYIWIPARERL, from the exons GCCAATTCTCCACCGGTGATAGTCAACACAGATACCTTAGAAGCACCAGCTTACGTGAGTGACTCGGAAATTCAGTCCCCACCATCCTATCCGTGCCCTTCGCTGTCTTTCCTTCCTCCAAAG GTCAATGGAACAGAAGGCGAAATGGAGTATGAAGAGATCACACTAGAAAGG GGTAACTCTGGGTTGGGGTTCAGCATCGCCGGGGGCACCGATAACCCCCATGTGGGGGACGACCCGAGCATCTTCATTACCAAGATCATCCCTGGTGGGGCAGCAGCACAAGATGGACGACTCAG GGTGAACGACAGCATCCTTTTCGTGAACGACGTGGATGTGCGGGAGGTGACCCACAGCACAGCCGTCGAGGCGCTCAAGGAGGCCGGCTCGATCGTGCGCCTCTACGTCATGCGCCGGAAGCCCCTCGCCGAGAAAGTGATCGAGATCAAGCTGATCAAAGGACCCAAAG GTCTGGGCTTCAGCATCGCGGGAGGGGTCGGGAACCAGCACATTTCCGGGGACAACAGCATCTACGTTACCAAAATCATCGAGGGGGGCGCTGCCCACAAGGACGGACGTTTGCAGATAGGGGACAAGATTTTGGCG gTAAATAACGTGAGCTTGGAAGACGTGATGCATGAAGATGCCGTGGCGGCGCTGAAGAACACGTACGACGTGGTCTACTTGAAGGTCGCCAAGCCTTTGAATGTTTATCTGAATGACTCTTACGCTCCACccgacatcacttcct CCTACTCCCAGCACCTGGACAACGAAATTGGCCACCAGAGTTACCTGGGCAGTGACTACCCACAAGCCATGACTCCTACCTCCCCACGGAGGTACTCCCCCATCCCAAAGGAGCTGATGGGAGAGGAGGATATACCCAG ggaACCCCGTCGCATCGTCATTCACCGCGGCTCAACAGGGTTGGGCTTCAACATTGTGGGGGGTGAAGACGGCGAGGGGATTTTCATCTCCTTCATCTTGGCCGGGGGGCCCGCCGACCTCAGTGGGGAGCTGCGGAAGGGGGACCAGATCCTCTCG GTTAATGGTGTGGATCTCAGGAACGCTACTCACGAGCAGGCAGCCATCGCCCTGAAGAACGCGGGCCAGACGGTCACCATCATTGCCCAGTACAAACCGGACG AATACAGCCGTTTCGAAGCCAAGATCCATGACCTCCGGGAACAGCTGATGAACAGCAGTTTGGGCTCAGGGACGGCGTCGCTGCGAAGCAACCCCAAAAGGGGGTTCTACATCCG gACGCTCTTCGACTACGACAAGACCAAGGACTGCGGCTTCCTCAGCCAGGCCCTGAGCTTCCATTTTGGCGACGTCTTGCACGTGATCGACGCCTCGGATGAAGAGTGGTGGCAGGCGCGGCGCGTCCATCCGGACGGGGACAGCGATGAGATCGGCTTCATCCCCAGCAAGAGACG ggTCGAACGACGAGAATGGACGCGGCTAAAAGCAAAG GATCGGGTGTCGGGATCGGGCTCTCAAG GTCGAGAAGATGCTGTCCTGAGCTACGAGACTGTCGTTCAAATGGAAG TGCACTATGCCCGCCCCATCATTATCTTGGGCCCCACCAAGGACCGAGTGAACGATGACCTCCTCTCCGAGTTCCCGGACAAATTTGGCTCCTGTGTGCCAC ATACCACACGGCCCAAGCGGGAGTACGAGGTAGACGGTCGGGACTACCATTTTGTGGCCTCCCGGGAGAAGATGGAGAAGGACATCCAAGGCCACAAATTCATCGAGGCCGGCCAGTACAACAGCCACCTGTACGGGACCAGCGTCCAGTCAGTGCGGGAGGTGGCTGAGCAG GGCAAGCACTGCATCTTGGATGTCTCGGCCAACGCCGTCCGGCGGCTTCAGGCGGCTCAGCTCCACCCCATTGCCATCTTCATCCGGCCCCGATCCCTTGAGAATGTCCT AGAAATAAACAAACGGATAACAGAGGAGCAGGCGCGGAAGGCCTTTGACAGAGCTACGAAGCTGGAGCAAGAGTTCACAGAGTGCTTCTCAG CCATTGTAGAAGGAGACAGCTTCGAGGAGATCTACCACAAGATCAAAAGAATCATAGAGGAGCTGTCCGGCCCTTACATCTGGATCCCTGCTCGCGAGAGACTTTAA
- the DLG4 gene encoding disks large homolog 4 isoform X8, giving the protein MDCLCIVTTKKYRYQDEDSPPLEHSPAHLPNQVKAPELVHVAEKNLSQIESVHGYVSHSHISPMKANSPPVIVNTDTLEAPAYVSDSEIQSPPSYPCPSLSFLPPKVNGTEGEMEYEEITLERGNSGLGFSIAGGTDNPHVGDDPSIFITKIIPGGAAAQDGRLRVNDSILFVNDVDVREVTHSTAVEALKEAGSIVRLYVMRRKPLAEKVIEIKLIKGPKGLGFSIAGGVGNQHISGDNSIYVTKIIEGGAAHKDGRLQIGDKILAVNNVSLEDVMHEDAVAALKNTYDVVYLKVAKPLNVYLNDSYAPPDITSSYSQHLDNEIGHQSYLGSDYPQAMTPTSPRRYSPIPKELMGEEDIPREPRRIVIHRGSTGLGFNIVGGEDGEGIFISFILAGGPADLSGELRKGDQILSVNGVDLRNATHEQAAIALKNAGQTVTIIAQYKPDEYSRFEAKIHDLREQLMNSSLGSGTASLRSNPKRGFYIRTLFDYDKTKDCGFLSQALSFHFGDVLHVIDASDEEWWQARRVHPDGDSDEIGFIPSKRRVERREWTRLKAKDRVSGSGSQGREDAVLSYETVVQMEVHYARPIIILGPTKDRVNDDLLSEFPDKFGSCVPHTTRPKREYEVDGRDYHFVASREKMEKDIQGHKFIEAGQYNSHLYGTSVQSVREVAEQGKHCILDVSANAVRRLQAAQLHPIAIFIRPRSLENVLEINKRITEEQARKAFDRATKLEQEFTECFSAIVEGDSFEEIYHKIKRIIEELSGPYIWIPARERL; this is encoded by the exons GCCAATTCTCCACCGGTGATAGTCAACACAGATACCTTAGAAGCACCAGCTTACGTGAGTGACTCGGAAATTCAGTCCCCACCATCCTATCCGTGCCCTTCGCTGTCTTTCCTTCCTCCAAAG GTCAATGGAACAGAAGGCGAAATGGAGTATGAAGAGATCACACTAGAAAGG GGTAACTCTGGGTTGGGGTTCAGCATCGCCGGGGGCACCGATAACCCCCATGTGGGGGACGACCCGAGCATCTTCATTACCAAGATCATCCCTGGTGGGGCAGCAGCACAAGATGGACGACTCAG GGTGAACGACAGCATCCTTTTCGTGAACGACGTGGATGTGCGGGAGGTGACCCACAGCACAGCCGTCGAGGCGCTCAAGGAGGCCGGCTCGATCGTGCGCCTCTACGTCATGCGCCGGAAGCCCCTCGCCGAGAAAGTGATCGAGATCAAGCTGATCAAAGGACCCAAAG GTCTGGGCTTCAGCATCGCGGGAGGGGTCGGGAACCAGCACATTTCCGGGGACAACAGCATCTACGTTACCAAAATCATCGAGGGGGGCGCTGCCCACAAGGACGGACGTTTGCAGATAGGGGACAAGATTTTGGCG gTAAATAACGTGAGCTTGGAAGACGTGATGCATGAAGATGCCGTGGCGGCGCTGAAGAACACGTACGACGTGGTCTACTTGAAGGTCGCCAAGCCTTTGAATGTTTATCTGAATGACTCTTACGCTCCACccgacatcacttcct CCTACTCCCAGCACCTGGACAACGAAATTGGCCACCAGAGTTACCTGGGCAGTGACTACCCACAAGCCATGACTCCTACCTCCCCACGGAGGTACTCCCCCATCCCAAAGGAGCTGATGGGAGAGGAGGATATACCCAG ggaACCCCGTCGCATCGTCATTCACCGCGGCTCAACAGGGTTGGGCTTCAACATTGTGGGGGGTGAAGACGGCGAGGGGATTTTCATCTCCTTCATCTTGGCCGGGGGGCCCGCCGACCTCAGTGGGGAGCTGCGGAAGGGGGACCAGATCCTCTCG GTTAATGGTGTGGATCTCAGGAACGCTACTCACGAGCAGGCAGCCATCGCCCTGAAGAACGCGGGCCAGACGGTCACCATCATTGCCCAGTACAAACCGGACG AATACAGCCGTTTCGAAGCCAAGATCCATGACCTCCGGGAACAGCTGATGAACAGCAGTTTGGGCTCAGGGACGGCGTCGCTGCGAAGCAACCCCAAAAGGGGGTTCTACATCCG gACGCTCTTCGACTACGACAAGACCAAGGACTGCGGCTTCCTCAGCCAGGCCCTGAGCTTCCATTTTGGCGACGTCTTGCACGTGATCGACGCCTCGGATGAAGAGTGGTGGCAGGCGCGGCGCGTCCATCCGGACGGGGACAGCGATGAGATCGGCTTCATCCCCAGCAAGAGACG ggTCGAACGACGAGAATGGACGCGGCTAAAAGCAAAG GATCGGGTGTCGGGATCGGGCTCTCAAG GTCGAGAAGATGCTGTCCTGAGCTACGAGACTGTCGTTCAAATGGAAG TGCACTATGCCCGCCCCATCATTATCTTGGGCCCCACCAAGGACCGAGTGAACGATGACCTCCTCTCCGAGTTCCCGGACAAATTTGGCTCCTGTGTGCCAC ATACCACACGGCCCAAGCGGGAGTACGAGGTAGACGGTCGGGACTACCATTTTGTGGCCTCCCGGGAGAAGATGGAGAAGGACATCCAAGGCCACAAATTCATCGAGGCCGGCCAGTACAACAGCCACCTGTACGGGACCAGCGTCCAGTCAGTGCGGGAGGTGGCTGAGCAG GGCAAGCACTGCATCTTGGATGTCTCGGCCAACGCCGTCCGGCGGCTTCAGGCGGCTCAGCTCCACCCCATTGCCATCTTCATCCGGCCCCGATCCCTTGAGAATGTCCT AGAAATAAACAAACGGATAACAGAGGAGCAGGCGCGGAAGGCCTTTGACAGAGCTACGAAGCTGGAGCAAGAGTTCACAGAGTGCTTCTCAG CCATTGTAGAAGGAGACAGCTTCGAGGAGATCTACCACAAGATCAAAAGAATCATAGAGGAGCTGTCCGGCCCTTACATCTGGATCCCTGCTCGCGAGAGACTTTAA
- the DLG4 gene encoding disks large homolog 4 isoform X17, translating to MDCLCIVTTKANSPPVIVNTDTLEAPAYVSDSEIQSPPSYPCPSLSFLPPKVNGTEGEMEYEEITLERGNSGLGFSIAGGTDNPHVGDDPSIFITKIIPGGAAAQDGRLRVNDSILFVNDVDVREVTHSTAVEALKEAGSIVRLYVMRRKPLAEKVIEIKLIKGPKGLGFSIAGGVGNQHISGDNSIYVTKIIEGGAAHKDGRLQIGDKILAVNNVSLEDVMHEDAVAALKNTYDVVYLKVAKPLNVYLNDSYAPPDITSSYSQHLDNEIGHQSYLGSDYPQAMTPTSPRRYSPIPKELMGEEDIPREPRRIVIHRGSTGLGFNIVGGEDGEGIFISFILAGGPADLSGELRKGDQILSVNGVDLRNATHEQAAIALKNAGQTVTIIAQYKPDEYSRFEAKIHDLREQLMNSSLGSGTASLRSNPKRGFYIRTLFDYDKTKDCGFLSQALSFHFGDVLHVIDASDEEWWQARRVHPDGDSDEIGFIPSKRRVERREWTRLKAKDRVSGSGSQGREDAVLSYETVVQMEVHYARPIIILGPTKDRVNDDLLSEFPDKFGSCVPHTTRPKREYEVDGRDYHFVASREKMEKDIQGHKFIEAGQYNSHLYGTSVQSVREVAEQGKHCILDVSANAVRRLQAAQLHPIAIFIRPRSLENVLEINKRITEEQARKAFDRATKLEQEFTECFSAIVEGDSFEEIYHKIKRIIEELSGPYIWIPARERL from the exons GCCAATTCTCCACCGGTGATAGTCAACACAGATACCTTAGAAGCACCAGCTTACGTGAGTGACTCGGAAATTCAGTCCCCACCATCCTATCCGTGCCCTTCGCTGTCTTTCCTTCCTCCAAAG GTCAATGGAACAGAAGGCGAAATGGAGTATGAAGAGATCACACTAGAAAGG GGTAACTCTGGGTTGGGGTTCAGCATCGCCGGGGGCACCGATAACCCCCATGTGGGGGACGACCCGAGCATCTTCATTACCAAGATCATCCCTGGTGGGGCAGCAGCACAAGATGGACGACTCAG GGTGAACGACAGCATCCTTTTCGTGAACGACGTGGATGTGCGGGAGGTGACCCACAGCACAGCCGTCGAGGCGCTCAAGGAGGCCGGCTCGATCGTGCGCCTCTACGTCATGCGCCGGAAGCCCCTCGCCGAGAAAGTGATCGAGATCAAGCTGATCAAAGGACCCAAAG GTCTGGGCTTCAGCATCGCGGGAGGGGTCGGGAACCAGCACATTTCCGGGGACAACAGCATCTACGTTACCAAAATCATCGAGGGGGGCGCTGCCCACAAGGACGGACGTTTGCAGATAGGGGACAAGATTTTGGCG gTAAATAACGTGAGCTTGGAAGACGTGATGCATGAAGATGCCGTGGCGGCGCTGAAGAACACGTACGACGTGGTCTACTTGAAGGTCGCCAAGCCTTTGAATGTTTATCTGAATGACTCTTACGCTCCACccgacatcacttcct CCTACTCCCAGCACCTGGACAACGAAATTGGCCACCAGAGTTACCTGGGCAGTGACTACCCACAAGCCATGACTCCTACCTCCCCACGGAGGTACTCCCCCATCCCAAAGGAGCTGATGGGAGAGGAGGATATACCCAG ggaACCCCGTCGCATCGTCATTCACCGCGGCTCAACAGGGTTGGGCTTCAACATTGTGGGGGGTGAAGACGGCGAGGGGATTTTCATCTCCTTCATCTTGGCCGGGGGGCCCGCCGACCTCAGTGGGGAGCTGCGGAAGGGGGACCAGATCCTCTCG GTTAATGGTGTGGATCTCAGGAACGCTACTCACGAGCAGGCAGCCATCGCCCTGAAGAACGCGGGCCAGACGGTCACCATCATTGCCCAGTACAAACCGGACG AATACAGCCGTTTCGAAGCCAAGATCCATGACCTCCGGGAACAGCTGATGAACAGCAGTTTGGGCTCAGGGACGGCGTCGCTGCGAAGCAACCCCAAAAGGGGGTTCTACATCCG gACGCTCTTCGACTACGACAAGACCAAGGACTGCGGCTTCCTCAGCCAGGCCCTGAGCTTCCATTTTGGCGACGTCTTGCACGTGATCGACGCCTCGGATGAAGAGTGGTGGCAGGCGCGGCGCGTCCATCCGGACGGGGACAGCGATGAGATCGGCTTCATCCCCAGCAAGAGACG ggTCGAACGACGAGAATGGACGCGGCTAAAAGCAAAG GATCGGGTGTCGGGATCGGGCTCTCAAG GTCGAGAAGATGCTGTCCTGAGCTACGAGACTGTCGTTCAAATGGAAG TGCACTATGCCCGCCCCATCATTATCTTGGGCCCCACCAAGGACCGAGTGAACGATGACCTCCTCTCCGAGTTCCCGGACAAATTTGGCTCCTGTGTGCCAC ATACCACACGGCCCAAGCGGGAGTACGAGGTAGACGGTCGGGACTACCATTTTGTGGCCTCCCGGGAGAAGATGGAGAAGGACATCCAAGGCCACAAATTCATCGAGGCCGGCCAGTACAACAGCCACCTGTACGGGACCAGCGTCCAGTCAGTGCGGGAGGTGGCTGAGCAG GGCAAGCACTGCATCTTGGATGTCTCGGCCAACGCCGTCCGGCGGCTTCAGGCGGCTCAGCTCCACCCCATTGCCATCTTCATCCGGCCCCGATCCCTTGAGAATGTCCT AGAAATAAACAAACGGATAACAGAGGAGCAGGCGCGGAAGGCCTTTGACAGAGCTACGAAGCTGGAGCAAGAGTTCACAGAGTGCTTCTCAG CCATTGTAGAAGGAGACAGCTTCGAGGAGATCTACCACAAGATCAAAAGAATCATAGAGGAGCTGTCCGGCCCTTACATCTGGATCCCTGCTCGCGAGAGACTTTAA
- the DLG4 gene encoding disks large homolog 4 isoform X15 produces the protein MFVSVWYAKKMGRRFISNVRKAKKTRSLLTANSPPVIVNTDTLEAPAYVSDSEIQSPPSYPCPSLSFLPPKVNGTEGEMEYEEITLERGNSGLGFSIAGGTDNPHVGDDPSIFITKIIPGGAAAQDGRLRVNDSILFVNDVDVREVTHSTAVEALKEAGSIVRLYVMRRKPLAEKVIEIKLIKGPKGLGFSIAGGVGNQHISGDNSIYVTKIIEGGAAHKDGRLQIGDKILAVNNVSLEDVMHEDAVAALKNTYDVVYLKVAKPLNVYLNDSYAPPDITSSYSQHLDNEIGHQSYLGSDYPQAMTPTSPRRYSPIPKELMGEEDIPREPRRIVIHRGSTGLGFNIVGGEDGEGIFISFILAGGPADLSGELRKGDQILSVNGVDLRNATHEQAAIALKNAGQTVTIIAQYKPDEYSRFEAKIHDLREQLMNSSLGSGTASLRSNPKRGFYIRTLFDYDKTKDCGFLSQALSFHFGDVLHVIDASDEEWWQARRVHPDGDSDEIGFIPSKRRVERREWTRLKAKDRVSGSGSQGREDAVLSYETVVQMEVHYARPIIILGPTKDRVNDDLLSEFPDKFGSCVPHTTRPKREYEVDGRDYHFVASREKMEKDIQGHKFIEAGQYNSHLYGTSVQSVREVAEQGKHCILDVSANAVRRLQAAQLHPIAIFIRPRSLENVLEINKRITEEQARKAFDRATKLEQEFTECFSAIVEGDSFEEIYHKIKRIIEELSGPYIWIPARERL, from the exons GCCAATTCTCCACCGGTGATAGTCAACACAGATACCTTAGAAGCACCAGCTTACGTGAGTGACTCGGAAATTCAGTCCCCACCATCCTATCCGTGCCCTTCGCTGTCTTTCCTTCCTCCAAAG GTCAATGGAACAGAAGGCGAAATGGAGTATGAAGAGATCACACTAGAAAGG GGTAACTCTGGGTTGGGGTTCAGCATCGCCGGGGGCACCGATAACCCCCATGTGGGGGACGACCCGAGCATCTTCATTACCAAGATCATCCCTGGTGGGGCAGCAGCACAAGATGGACGACTCAG GGTGAACGACAGCATCCTTTTCGTGAACGACGTGGATGTGCGGGAGGTGACCCACAGCACAGCCGTCGAGGCGCTCAAGGAGGCCGGCTCGATCGTGCGCCTCTACGTCATGCGCCGGAAGCCCCTCGCCGAGAAAGTGATCGAGATCAAGCTGATCAAAGGACCCAAAG GTCTGGGCTTCAGCATCGCGGGAGGGGTCGGGAACCAGCACATTTCCGGGGACAACAGCATCTACGTTACCAAAATCATCGAGGGGGGCGCTGCCCACAAGGACGGACGTTTGCAGATAGGGGACAAGATTTTGGCG gTAAATAACGTGAGCTTGGAAGACGTGATGCATGAAGATGCCGTGGCGGCGCTGAAGAACACGTACGACGTGGTCTACTTGAAGGTCGCCAAGCCTTTGAATGTTTATCTGAATGACTCTTACGCTCCACccgacatcacttcct CCTACTCCCAGCACCTGGACAACGAAATTGGCCACCAGAGTTACCTGGGCAGTGACTACCCACAAGCCATGACTCCTACCTCCCCACGGAGGTACTCCCCCATCCCAAAGGAGCTGATGGGAGAGGAGGATATACCCAG ggaACCCCGTCGCATCGTCATTCACCGCGGCTCAACAGGGTTGGGCTTCAACATTGTGGGGGGTGAAGACGGCGAGGGGATTTTCATCTCCTTCATCTTGGCCGGGGGGCCCGCCGACCTCAGTGGGGAGCTGCGGAAGGGGGACCAGATCCTCTCG GTTAATGGTGTGGATCTCAGGAACGCTACTCACGAGCAGGCAGCCATCGCCCTGAAGAACGCGGGCCAGACGGTCACCATCATTGCCCAGTACAAACCGGACG AATACAGCCGTTTCGAAGCCAAGATCCATGACCTCCGGGAACAGCTGATGAACAGCAGTTTGGGCTCAGGGACGGCGTCGCTGCGAAGCAACCCCAAAAGGGGGTTCTACATCCG gACGCTCTTCGACTACGACAAGACCAAGGACTGCGGCTTCCTCAGCCAGGCCCTGAGCTTCCATTTTGGCGACGTCTTGCACGTGATCGACGCCTCGGATGAAGAGTGGTGGCAGGCGCGGCGCGTCCATCCGGACGGGGACAGCGATGAGATCGGCTTCATCCCCAGCAAGAGACG ggTCGAACGACGAGAATGGACGCGGCTAAAAGCAAAG GATCGGGTGTCGGGATCGGGCTCTCAAG GTCGAGAAGATGCTGTCCTGAGCTACGAGACTGTCGTTCAAATGGAAG TGCACTATGCCCGCCCCATCATTATCTTGGGCCCCACCAAGGACCGAGTGAACGATGACCTCCTCTCCGAGTTCCCGGACAAATTTGGCTCCTGTGTGCCAC ATACCACACGGCCCAAGCGGGAGTACGAGGTAGACGGTCGGGACTACCATTTTGTGGCCTCCCGGGAGAAGATGGAGAAGGACATCCAAGGCCACAAATTCATCGAGGCCGGCCAGTACAACAGCCACCTGTACGGGACCAGCGTCCAGTCAGTGCGGGAGGTGGCTGAGCAG GGCAAGCACTGCATCTTGGATGTCTCGGCCAACGCCGTCCGGCGGCTTCAGGCGGCTCAGCTCCACCCCATTGCCATCTTCATCCGGCCCCGATCCCTTGAGAATGTCCT AGAAATAAACAAACGGATAACAGAGGAGCAGGCGCGGAAGGCCTTTGACAGAGCTACGAAGCTGGAGCAAGAGTTCACAGAGTGCTTCTCAG CCATTGTAGAAGGAGACAGCTTCGAGGAGATCTACCACAAGATCAAAAGAATCATAGAGGAGCTGTCCGGCCCTTACATCTGGATCCCTGCTCGCGAGAGACTTTAA